In Candidatus Polarisedimenticolaceae bacterium, the genomic stretch GACGCGCGCGAGGAAGGTCCGGTCCGCCTCCCGCGTGACCTCCGCGACCCCGGCCGCCCCGCGCAGCCGCCCCTCGAGACCTTCGACCTCGCGCGCGGTGCGCAGGCGCACGGTCTGGAAACGGCCGAGGCCCGCCGTGAGGTTCTCGATCGTGTCCTCCGCGGCGACCTGCCCGGCGTTGATGATCACCACGCGCGAGCAGGTCATCGTGACCTCGGGGAGGATGTGCGTGGACAGGACGACGGTCTGCTCGCCGCCGAGCCCCTTGATCACCTCGCGGATCTCGATGATCTGGCGAGGGTCGAGCCCGACGGTGGGTTCGTCGAGGATCAGGACGGGAGGCTCGTGCAGGATCGCCTGCGCAAGACCGACGCGCTGGCGGTAACCCTTGGATAGGTTTCCGATCACCCGCTTGTGGACTTCCTTGAGACCGCACAGGCCGATCGCCCGGTCGACCAGCGGCCCGCGGCGCGCGCGCGGCACGCGTTTGATCTCGGCGACGAAGCCGAGGTAGTCGCGCACGAGCATCTCGCGGTAGACCGGGGGGGCCTCGCACAGATAACCGATGCGCGCCTTGGCCTCGAGGGGCTTCTCGACCACGTCGTATCCGGCGATCTCGGCCGTTCCCGACGACGGAGGGATGAACCCCGTGATCATCCGCATGGTGGTGGTCTTGCCGGCGCCGTTGGGGCCGAGGAACCCCAGGATCTCGCCCCGCTTCACCTCGAACGAGACGCGCCAGACCGCCACACGGCTTCCGTACACCTTGGTCAGCTTGTCGACGCGGATCATCGTCGCGTGGGTTCTCCGGAGTTTCGCCGAGGCGGCCGTGAAGGATACGGCGACCCCGAGCGAGCGTCAACGCGAAGGGGGGTCCGGATCGTCGAGCGGGGCCTCTTCGCGCCGCTCCCCCGCGAGCAGCCGCAGACGCTTCACGCCGAGGCCGGGCGCTTCGCGCGACATCCGGAAGGCGAGCTTGGGCGCGAGCGCGCGGGCCGTGGGAAGCCAGCGCGGATCCTCCACGCGCAGCTCGAGGACGCCGCGACGGATCCCCTCGGGAACGAGCCGACGGGCGACGGCCTCCCCCGCCACGCGCCGCCAGGCGCGCGCGAGCTCGAGCTCCCGGGCGAGCCGCTCGGGCAGGCCGATGGCCGACGCGCCCACCTCGCCGAGCCGGACGAACTCGCCGCGCCGCATGGGTGCAGGATAGCGGGGAAAGGAAGGGGCCGGGTCGGAGACCGGGCCGGCGCCGACGCGCGAAGGGGGGCGTCCATCACGCGGGAGGGGTCGCCCGGCACCGTCTCCGACCCGGCCGGGAGCCCCGGACCATCCGGCGCTCCTCACCCGGGGTCGCGCCCGGGCCTCGGGGGGTGCCCGGAGGAACAGCAAGCGTCGCGCCACGGGGGGCGGCTCGCGGCGGCGCCGCGCGAGGGGTGCGGCGGAGCCGAGACGGTAATCGCGGTGACGGGGGCGTGGGCTAGAATCCACCGCGTCCGATCGTTCGGACGGGAGAGACGACGTGGAGCACTGCAAGTTCCGCACGAGCCACGGCGGTGCCGCCTTCTGCCAGGACCCGGCCTACCTCGAGGGGTTCTGCCGGTTCCACTTCCAGGCCTTCCGCAAGGGGGAGATCAACGAGCTCGGAGTGATCAACGAGCGTCTCTCGGATCAGATCCGGCGGCGCGAGATCAACTTCCACGGGATCCGACTCACCGAGGAGACCTACGTCGAGGACGATCGCTGAGCCTCGAGGTACCCCTGCAGGATGAGCGACGCGGCCATCGCGTCGACGACCTGCCGGCGCCGTTCCCGCCGCACCCCCCCCGCGATCAACGTCCGCTGCGCTTCGACGGTCGTCAGGCGCTCGTCCCACAACACGACCGGGACCCCGAGCCGCGTCCGCAGGCGCTGCGCGAACTCCTCGGCGAGCTGCGCCCGCTCTCCGACGTCGCCCGACAACGTGCGCGGCCAGCCGACCACGACCTCGACGACCTCGTGCTCCCGCACGATCGCCGCGACGGCCTCGACGTCGCGACGCCAGCTGCGTCGCTCGATCAGTCCGTGCGGCGACGCGAGCACCCCGGTCGGATCCGAGAGGGCGAGACCGATGCGCCGGTCCCCAAGGTCGAGCGCCAGACGGCGGCCCGCCGGAACCGTCAATGCGTGCCGGCTTCCTTGGGAAGGGCGTGCTGCGCCCTGCGGGCGTCCACCCACGCGAGCATCTCGGGGTTCTCCGGATATCGCGCGATCAGGTGGTGCAGATAGAGCTGCGCGTCGTTCACCTTGCGCGCGGGGTCGAGGAAGACCCGGACCTCGCCCGCGTAACGCCCCTGGTTTCCGGTGTACAGCACGGGCGCCGCCCCGTCCTTCTTGAAGGCCGTGTCGTAGATGCCGCCGTACGCCCCGAAAACGAAGTCGATCCCCGGGATCTCCCGCGACAGGCGCGCCGCGTCGTCGCGGTTGAGCGCCGCGAGAAGCACGACCACGTCGACCTTCGGACGGAGCTCGGGAAGGACCGCCTTGAGCATCTCCCCCGGCGGGGCCAACGCGAGGTTCGAACCGGCGGGGCCCGCCTTCTGCCAGACCGGGCTGAACCGGGTGACGCCGACGATGCCGACGCGCAGGGGCTTCCCCTTCGCATCGGCGACCTCGACGACCTCGTACGGCGGGAACACCCGCTCGGTCGTCCCCTGCTTCACGATGTTCGCGGAGATGAAGCGGAGCCCGCTTCCGTCGACGTTCTTCCTGAACTCCTCGTAGCCGAGCGGGAGATCCCGCTCGGACACGTTCACGACGCGGTACCCGAGCTTCTCCATTCCGTCGAGGAGGACCCGCGTGCGGCGCAGCCCCTGCTCGGAGGGATTGTCCGAGAAGCCCCCCGAGTCGAGAGGGACGATCGGGGCGTTCGGGTAGTTCTTCTTGAACTGTTCGAAAAGCCACGCCCTCCGGGCGAGGCCCCCTGCGGGGTTCAGCTTTCACCCGCAGGGGTCGAGGAAGCCGACCACGTCGCCGGTCGTGAAGAACGCGAGCGCCGGCGAGGCGCCAGGGGCGAGGAGTGCGCCGGGCGGCGGTTGGAGCGAGAGGGACTCCGCGGGTGCGTTCTGCGCGAGCGTCGCGGCGCACACGAGGGCGGCCGCGAGGGCCAGGATCGTTCGACGCATGGTCGGCAGTATACGGTCGGCTACACTCCCCGGCCATGCGCGCGACGTACGTGCTCGCCTCCGCCTCGCCCCGCCGCGTCGCGCTGCTGCGCGCGCTCGGCCTCGACCCGGAGGTCGTGCCGTCGGGCGTGGACGAAACCCTCCTTCCCGGGGAAGGGCCCGCGGCCCACGTCGGCCGCCTGGCGGCGGCGAAGGGGCGCGCGATCGCCTCGCGGGTCCGGGGTCGGATCCCCCCCGCGATCGTCGTATCCGCCGACACGGCGGTGGTCCTGGAGGGGCGGATCCTCGGCAAGCCCGCGGACGACGCGCAGGCGCTCGAGATGCTCCGCGCGCTGTCGGGGCGCGTGCACGAGGTCCTGACGGCCCTGCGCGTCGAGCGGACCGACGACGGGCGCTCGGCGCTGCGCGTGGCGGTCTCGCGCGTGCGCTTCCGCGCCGTCCCCGAGTCCCTCCTCCGCTGGTACGTGTCGACCGGGGAGCCGCGCGACAAGGCGGGAGCCTACGGACTGCAGGGGTTCGGCGTGTTGCTCACCGACGGGATCGAGGGATCCTGGTCCAACGTGGTCGGCCTTCCGCTGGAGGCGCTCCCCGAGCTCCTCGCGGAGATCGGCGTCGACCTGTTTGCTACCATCCCCGTCCCTTGAGTCCCCTCGAAAGGACGCACCCCATGTCCGAAAACGCGTTCGCGCACCCCGATCGGTTCGTCAGCCGGCACCTCGGCCCGCGCGAGGGCGACGTCACCTCGATGCTCCGGGAGATCGGAGCGTCCTCCGTCGAGGATCTGGTCGGACGCACGGTTCCCGCCTCGATCCGCCTCGGCCGGGCCCTCGACCTTCCGCCGGCGCGCTCGGAGCGCGAGGCGATGGACGACCTCGCGGAGCTGGCGTCGCGCAACGACGTCTTCCGCTCGTACATCGGCCTCGGGTACCACGGCACGGTCACGCCGCCGGTGATCCGTCGCAACGTCCTCGAGAACCCCGGCTGGTACACGCAGTACACCCCGTACCAGGCGGAGATCTCGCAGGGACGCCTCGAGGCGATGCTGAACTTCCAGACGCTCGTCCTCGACCTCACCGGGCTCGCCGTCGCCAACGCGTCGATGCTCGACGAGGGGACCGCGGCCGCCGAGGCGATGACGCTCTGCCACCGCGTCCTCGACAAGCAGGCCGACGGGAGGGTCTTCTTCGTCGCCGACTCCTGCCACCCGCAGACGATCGAAGTGGTGCGCGAGCGCGCGGTCCCCCTCGCGATCGACGTCGTCGTCGGGGACCCCGCGGCGTGGGATTTCTCGAGGCCGACCTTCGCGGTCCTCGTCCCCTACCCGACGACCGACGGCGCGATCGTCGACTGGGAGCCGTTCGCCTCGAGCGCGCACGCCGCGGGAGCCATGGTCGTCGTCGTCGCCGACCTGCTCGCCCTCACCGTCCTCCGGGAGCCGGCCGCGTTCGGCGCCGACGTCTGCTGCGGAAGCGCGCAGCGCTTCGGCGTGCCGATGGGGTTCGGCGGCCCGCACGCGGCCTTCCTCGCCGCGAAGGACGCGTTCAAGCGCCAGATGCCCGGCCGCATCGTCGGCGTGTCCAAGGACTCGTCCGGCCGGCCGGCCTACCGCCTCGCCCTGCAGACCCGCGAGCAGCACATCCGTCGCGACAAGGCGACGAGCAACATCTGCACGGCGCAGGTCCTCCTCGCGGTGATGGCCTCGATGTACGCCGTGTGGCACGGCCCGGAGGGGCTGCGCGCCATCGCGCAGAACGTGCACGGCGCCGCTTCGGCCCTGGCGGCCGCCCTCGAGAAGCTCGGCCACCGGATCCGGCACCGCGCCTTCTTCGACACGCTGCGCGTCGCTCCGCAGGGGCGGACGCAGATCCAGATCCTCAAGGCCGCGGCGGCGAAGCGGATCAACCTCCGCGCCTACGACGACGGCGACCTCGGGATCGCCCTCGACGAGACGGTCGGGGCCTCCGACCTCGCGGACCTGGTCGAGATCTTCGGCGGCCGGGACGCCGGCATCGCCCCCGCCCGCGCCGAGATCGCCGACGCCTTCCGCCGAAGGTCCGGCTACCTCGAGCACCCCGTCTTCCACCGCCATCGCTCCGAGACGGAGATGCTGCGCTACCTCAAGCGCCTCGAGAACCGCGATCTGTCCCTGACCGCGTCGATGATCCCCCTCGGCTCGTGCACGATGAAGCTCAACGCCGCCGCCGAGATGTTCCCGATCTCCTATCCGGGGTTCGCGCAGCTCCACCCGTTCGCGCCGAAGGACCAGACCGAAGGGTACCGCGAGCTCTTTCGACGCCTCGAGGGGCAGCTCGCGGAGATCACCGGGTTCCACGCGGTGTCGCTCCAGCCCAACGCCGGCGCGCAGGGGGAATACGCGGGGCTGCTCGTGATCCGCGCCTATCACCACGCGCGCGGGGAGCGCGACCGCGACGTCTGCCTGATCCCCGTCTCCGCCCACGGGACGAACCCCGCGAGCGCGGCGATGGCCGGATTCCGGGTGGTCGCCGTGGCGTGCGACGCGCAGGGGAACGTCGACGTGGCCGACCTGAAGGCCAAGCTCGCCCAGCACGGGGCGAGGATCGCGGCGCTGATGGTCACCTACCCCTCGACGCACGGCGTCTTCGAGGAGTCGATCCGCGAGATCTGTTCGGCGGTACACGGCGCGGGCGGCCAGGTCTACCTCGACGGCGCGAACCTCAACGCCCTCGTCGGACTCGCGCGCCCGGCCGACTTCGGCGCCGATGTGTGCCACATCAACCTGCACAAGACCTTCTGCATCCCGCACGGGGGCGGCGGACCCGGCATGGGCCCGATCTGCGTGGCGGAGCACCTCGCGCCGTTCCTGCCGGGTCACCCGCTCGCGACGACGGGGGGTGCGACGGCGATCGGTCCGGTCTCGGCGGCGCCGTGGGGGAGCGCGTCGATCCTCCCGATCAGCTACGCCTACATCGCGATGATGGGCGCCGAGGGGCTGCGCAAGGCGAGCGAGATCGCGATCCTCAACGCCAACTACGTCGCCAAGCGGCTCGCGGGACACTACGGGACGCTCTACGCGGGACGCGAGGGGTTCGTCGCCCACGAGTGCATCCTGGATCTGCGTCCGCTCAAGGCCACGGCCGGGATCGAGCCCGACGACGTGGCCAAACGCCTGATGGACTACGGCTTCCACGCCCCGACGATGTCGTGGCCGGTCGCCGGCACCCTCATGGTGGAACCGACGGAGAGCGAGTCAAAGGAAGAGCTCGACCGGTTCGTCGAGGCGATGATCGCGATTCGCGAGGAGATCCGGGAGATCGAGGAGGGTCGTGCCGACCGCGCGGTCAACCTGCTCAAGATGGCGCCGCACACCGCCGAGGTCGCCACGGCGGACGCCTGGGACCGGCCGTATTCCCGTGCCCGGGCCGCCTTCCCGGTGGCGACGGTGCGCCAGCACAAGTTCTGGCCCGCCGTCGGCCGCGTGGACAACAGCTACGGCGACCGGAACCTGGTCTGCGCGTGCCCGCCCGTCGAGGCGTTCGCGGAGGTCTGAACCGGCGCGTCGAGGAGCTTGGGCGCCGCACCGATCTGGACGAGCGTCGCGACGCGGTCGACGTACCGCCAGTGCTCGGCGATCTTCCCCGCACGGAAGGTGAACAGCTCGACCGCGCTCGCCCGGACCGGGCGCTTGGTCGCGGGCAGCCCCATCCATGCGCCCACGTGCGTGCCGACCTCGGTGATGCGCACGACGACGGTGTCGCCCGAGACCTTGACGTCGTCCACGGTCGCCTTCACGTCGAACGACGCGCGCTCCCCTTCGATCGAGCGCTTGAAGGCCGCCCGGTCCCGGCGCTGGCCGTTGGCGAGCACCTCGTCGGAGAACAGCGCGTCGACGGTGAGCATCCGGCCGTCGTTTCTCACCTCGGCGACGTAGCGCCGGACCGCCTGTTCCATCGCCGCCGTCTCGGCCCGCCCCCGGCCGGCGCCGGCGCCCTCGTCTCCGGCGAAGGGGGCCGCGAGCACGAGGAGCGTCCCTGCGAATGCGGACAACGTTGCGGAACGCATGGGCACCTCCTGGCCGTCTGGACGGGAGTGTGCCTTTCCGAGGTGTAAATCGGATGCAAAAGTTGTAAAGAAGTGCGGCGAAACGCGGGGTTCTTGCAGCTTACTTCGCGAGCTCCCCGTAGGCCGCGGCGTCCAGCAGCCCCGAGAGCTCCCCCGCATTCGCGAGCCGCACCTTGAACAGCCACGCGGCGCCGTGCGGATCCTTGTTGACGACGTCCGGGGCGTCGTTGAGGCCGGCGTTGACCTCGACCACCTCCCCCGAGACCGGCGAGTAGATCTCCGAGACCGCCTTCACGGACTCGATCGTCCCGACGACCTCGTGCTGGACGATCGTGCGGCCGACCGCGGGGAGCTCGACGTAGACGATGTCGCCCAGCTGGGACTGCGCGAAATCGGTGATCCCGACGGTGCCGGTCCCGCCTTCGACGAGGATCCACTCGTGGTCCTTGGTGTAACGCAGGTTCGTCGGGTACATCCGAGACTCCTCCTCCCGTCGGGTCAGCGCGCCCGCCTGTAGAACGGCGTCGGGACGACGACGGCGCTCTCGAGGCGGTTGCGGATCTCGACCTCGAATCGCGTGCCGGCTTCCCACATCCCTGCGGGGAGGTACGCGAGGCCGATGTTCTTCTTCAGGTACGGCGCGAAGGTCCCGCTGGTGACGACGCCGACCGGCTCGCCGTCCCGAAGGGCCCGGAAGCCCCGGCGCGCGATGGCGCCCCGTCCTTCGGTCTCGAACCCGACGAGCTTGCGTTTCAGCCCTTCGGCCTTCTGCCGGACGAGCACGTCGCGTCCGAGGAAATCGCCCTTGTCGAGCCTGCAGATCCAGCCGAGGTCGGCCTCGAGGACCGTGGTCGTGTCGTCGATGTCGTTCCCGTAGAGGGCCATCTTCGCCTCGAGGCGGAGGGTGTCGCGGGCGCCGAGGCCGCAGGGGAGCAGCCCGTGCTCCTTCCCGCGCGACATGATGGCGTCCCAGAGGCGGGGGCCCGCGTCCGCGGGGGCGTACACCTCGAAGCCGTCCTCGCCCGTGTACCCCGTGCGCGAGACGATCGAGGGCACGCCGTCCACATCGGCCTGCAGGAAGCCGTAGTACTTGAGCGGGGCGAGATCGACGCGGACGAGCGGCTGGAGGATCTCGACCGCCTTCGGCCCCTGGATCGCGAGCTGCGCCCATTGCGAAGACTCGTCGCGCACGTCGACCTGGAAACCCTTGGCGTGGTAGTGGAGCCAGTCCACGTCCTTCGGGGTGTTCCCCGCGTTCACCACCAGGAAATACTCCTGCTCGCCCAGCTTGTAGACGAGGAGGTCGTCGACGAACGTCCCTTCCGGGGTCGTCAGCCCGGTGTACTGGATGCGCCCCGGAACGAGCTTCGAGACGTCGTTGCACGTGACGAACTGCAGGTAGGCCAGAGCCTCGGGTCCCTTGACCCGCACCTCGCCCATGTGGCTGACGTCGAACAGCCCCGCGCGCGTGCGTACCGCGAGGTGTTCGTCGAGGGTGCCGCTGTACTGGACCGGCAACTCCCAGCCGGCGAAGGGGACCATGCGTCCGCCCGCGGCGACGTGCGCGGCGTGGAGCGGGGTCTTCCTGACGGGCGCGTCGCCGGTTTGCACCGGATTTCCTCCGTGAAAGGTCGAGGAATCTACCACAGCGATTCGAGGGCCTGCTCGACCGCCTCCGGCGTGGGCTCGACGGCGACGGCGTGCGCGGGAAGCCCGGCGCGCTCGAGGGCGCCGGCGGTCGTCGAGCCGATCGCCACGCGTTTCACCGCGGCGAGCGCGTCCCCCGTCCCCGCCGTCTCGAGGAGGGCCTGGAGCGCCGACGGCGCCGTGAAGACGACCGCCTCGTACACGCCGTGCGCGAGCTCGAGCGCGATCGCGGGCGCGAGCTCGGAGGGCGCCGTGCGGTACGCGGCCGCGGCAACGACGGCGAGGCCCGCGTCCTCGAGGACGGAGACGGGGAACGCCGATCCGCTCTCCGGACGGACGACGAGCACCCGCTCCCCGGCACCCGCGCGCGCGACGATCTCGCCCGCGAGGGAGGCTCCCGTTCCCTCGGCCGCGAGGACCGCGACGCGCCAGCCCTCCCCCTCCGCCGCCCGCGCCGTCGCCGGGCCGACGCAGGCGACCTTGGCCGCGAGCGCCGCCGGCTCGCGCCCGGCCGCGCGAAGCGCCTCGGCCAGGCGCCGCGCGCCCGTCGCGCTCGTGAGCACGACCCAGGCGAACGAGCGCAGGTCGGCGATCGCGCGGGCGAGCGTCGAGGGGTCGAGCGGCGGCAGGGTCGACGCGGGGGCGCGGAACGTCCAGCCCTTCGCTTCGAGGGACGGCCACGCGCCGGGGGCGCGCGTCACGAGGACGCGACGGGGAATGCCGCTCACCCCTGCAGCGTGGCGCGCGCGTCCCGGAGGATCGCGTCGCCGCCGCGCTCGAGGATCCGCTTCGCCAGGGCGATGCCGAGCGCCTCGGGAGTGTCGGGGTCCCCTTCGACGTGATCGCGCAGGCGCCGGCGTCCGTCCGGGTCCCCCACCATGCCGTCGAGGATCATCCGCCCGTTCTCGATCCGTCCGAGGGCGGCGGCGGGGGCGAGACAGCCGCCGCCCAGGCCTGCGAGGAAGCCCCGCTCCGCGCGCACCGCCGCGAAGGTCGCCGGGTGGTCGAGCGGCGCGATCGCCGCGCGCGTCGCGGCGTCGTCCTCGCGCGTCTCGATGGCGATCGCTCCCTGGCCCGGGGCCGGAAGGGAGACCTCGAAGGGGATCGCGCGGATCGGCATCGCGTCGATCCCCAGGCGGGTGACCCCGGCCATCGCGAGGACCATCGCGCCGAATTGCCCTTCCTTGAGCTTGCGCACGCGGGTGTCGACGTTGCCCCGCACGAGCGTCATGCGAAGGTCGGGGCGGACGTGGAGGATCTGCGCGCGACGGCGGGGGCTCCCCGTCGCCACGACCGTCCCCACCGCGAGCTGCTCGAGGTCGAGCCCCCCCGGGGCGAGCAGTCCGTCCCGGGGGTCGGCGCGCTCGAGGGTCGCGGTGACGACGAGCCCTCGCGGCTGTTCGGTGGGCAGGTCCTTGAGGGAGTGCACCGCGAGGTCGATGCGACTCTCCAGCATCGCGTCCTCGATCTCGCGGACGAAGATCCCCTTGCCGTCCCCCTGCGTGAGCGGGACGTCCGACTTCTGGGAGGCGTCCCCTTCGGTCCTGATGACGATCAGCTCGACGCGCAGTCCCGGGTGCGCCGCCTCGAGCAGCGCGGCGACGTGACGGGACTGCCAGAGCGCCAGCGGGCTTCCCCGCGTGCCGAGCCTGAGGTGCGACGGGACGACGCTCACTCCTTGCCTCCCTGGAGGACGCGCTGCGGGCCGGCCGGGGCCGGGGCGCTCTCCGCCGAGACGTGACGCTCGAGGTCGAAGATCTGGCGGTAGAGGTTCGCGCGTTCGGCGGCCCTGCCCTGCTGCAACGAGCCCTTGAGGGTGCGGATCGCGGGGTGGAGGATCTTCTGGACGACGGAGCGGACGAGCTCCTCGACGACCTTCTCCTGATCGGGGGTGAGCCCCTGGAGCTTGCGGTGGAAGCGCTCGATCTCCGCGCGGCCCACCTGATGGAGGTGATCGCTCATCGCGGCGATCGTCGGCGCGATCGTGAGCGTCTGGCGCCAGAAGTCGAAGTTGCGGACCTCGCCCTCCAGGAGCTGGCGGGCCGCCTCCGCGGCGGCCTTGCGTTCCTCGAGGCTGGAGTCCACCACCCCCTGCAGGTCGTCGATGTCGTACAGGTACACGTTGTCGAAGTCGCCGACCGCGGGATCGACGTCGCGCGGCACCGCGATGTCCACCAGGAACAGCGGGCGGTTGCGCCGCAGGCGCATCGCCTTCTGCACGTGGTGGCGCAGGAGCACGGGCTCCGGCGCGGCGGTACCGGTGATGACGATGTCGATCTTCTCGAGGTGGTCGAACGCCTCTTCCCAGTAGAGGGCGGAGCCGCCGAACTGCTCCGCGAGCTCCACGGCGCGGGTGTAGGTGCGGTTCGTGACCGTGACCGACCCGATGCCGTTTCCCACGAGGTGGCGCGCCGCGAGCTCGGTCATC encodes the following:
- a CDS encoding ATP-binding cassette domain-containing protein, producing the protein MIRVDKLTKVYGSRVAVWRVSFEVKRGEILGFLGPNGAGKTTTMRMITGFIPPSSGTAEIAGYDVVEKPLEAKARIGYLCEAPPVYREMLVRDYLGFVAEIKRVPRARRGPLVDRAIGLCGLKEVHKRVIGNLSKGYRQRVGLAQAILHEPPVLILDEPTVGLDPRQIIEIREVIKGLGGEQTVVLSTHILPEVTMTCSRVVIINAGQVAAEDTIENLTAGLGRFQTVRLRTAREVEGLEGRLRGAAGVAEVTREADRTFLARVESGDDAREALAAAAASAGAGVVELARMTASLEEIFLKLVTEEKEPAA
- a CDS encoding DciA family protein, which codes for MRRGEFVRLGEVGASAIGLPERLARELELARAWRRVAGEAVARRLVPEGIRRGVLELRVEDPRWLPTARALAPKLAFRMSREAPGLGVKRLRLLAGERREEAPLDDPDPPSR
- the ruvX gene encoding Holliday junction resolvase RuvX; this translates as MTVPAGRRLALDLGDRRIGLALSDPTGVLASPHGLIERRSWRRDVEAVAAIVREHEVVEVVVGWPRTLSGDVGERAQLAEEFAQRLRTRLGVPVVLWDERLTTVEAQRTLIAGGVRRERRRQVVDAMAASLILQGYLEAQRSSST
- a CDS encoding Maf family protein, giving the protein MRATYVLASASPRRVALLRALGLDPEVVPSGVDETLLPGEGPAAHVGRLAAAKGRAIASRVRGRIPPAIVVSADTAVVLEGRILGKPADDAQALEMLRALSGRVHEVLTALRVERTDDGRSALRVAVSRVRFRAVPESLLRWYVSTGEPRDKAGAYGLQGFGVLLTDGIEGSWSNVVGLPLEALPELLAEIGVDLFATIPVP
- the gcvP gene encoding aminomethyl-transferring glycine dehydrogenase, with amino-acid sequence MSENAFAHPDRFVSRHLGPREGDVTSMLREIGASSVEDLVGRTVPASIRLGRALDLPPARSEREAMDDLAELASRNDVFRSYIGLGYHGTVTPPVIRRNVLENPGWYTQYTPYQAEISQGRLEAMLNFQTLVLDLTGLAVANASMLDEGTAAAEAMTLCHRVLDKQADGRVFFVADSCHPQTIEVVRERAVPLAIDVVVGDPAAWDFSRPTFAVLVPYPTTDGAIVDWEPFASSAHAAGAMVVVVADLLALTVLREPAAFGADVCCGSAQRFGVPMGFGGPHAAFLAAKDAFKRQMPGRIVGVSKDSSGRPAYRLALQTREQHIRRDKATSNICTAQVLLAVMASMYAVWHGPEGLRAIAQNVHGAASALAAALEKLGHRIRHRAFFDTLRVAPQGRTQIQILKAAAAKRINLRAYDDGDLGIALDETVGASDLADLVEIFGGRDAGIAPARAEIADAFRRRSGYLEHPVFHRHRSETEMLRYLKRLENRDLSLTASMIPLGSCTMKLNAAAEMFPISYPGFAQLHPFAPKDQTEGYRELFRRLEGQLAEITGFHAVSLQPNAGAQGEYAGLLVIRAYHHARGERDRDVCLIPVSAHGTNPASAAMAGFRVVAVACDAQGNVDVADLKAKLAQHGARIAALMVTYPSTHGVFEESIREICSAVHGAGGQVYLDGANLNALVGLARPADFGADVCHINLHKTFCIPHGGGGPGMGPICVAEHLAPFLPGHPLATTGGATAIGPVSAAPWGSASILPISYAYIAMMGAEGLRKASEIAILNANYVAKRLAGHYGTLYAGREGFVAHECILDLRPLKATAGIEPDDVAKRLMDYGFHAPTMSWPVAGTLMVEPTESESKEELDRFVEAMIAIREEIREIEEGRADRAVNLLKMAPHTAEVATADAWDRPYSRARAAFPVATVRQHKFWPAVGRVDNSYGDRNLVCACPPVEAFAEV
- a CDS encoding ester cyclase, with the protein product MRSATLSAFAGTLLVLAAPFAGDEGAGAGRGRAETAAMEQAVRRYVAEVRNDGRMLTVDALFSDEVLANGQRRDRAAFKRSIEGERASFDVKATVDDVKVSGDTVVVRITEVGTHVGAWMGLPATKRPVRASAVELFTFRAGKIAEHWRYVDRVATLVQIGAAPKLLDAPVQTSANASTGGHAQTRFRSP
- the gcvH gene encoding glycine cleavage system protein GcvH: MYPTNLRYTKDHEWILVEGGTGTVGITDFAQSQLGDIVYVELPAVGRTIVQHEVVGTIESVKAVSEIYSPVSGEVVEVNAGLNDAPDVVNKDPHGAAWLFKVRLANAGELSGLLDAAAYGELAK
- the gcvT gene encoding glycine cleavage system aminomethyltransferase GcvT translates to MQTGDAPVRKTPLHAAHVAAGGRMVPFAGWELPVQYSGTLDEHLAVRTRAGLFDVSHMGEVRVKGPEALAYLQFVTCNDVSKLVPGRIQYTGLTTPEGTFVDDLLVYKLGEQEYFLVVNAGNTPKDVDWLHYHAKGFQVDVRDESSQWAQLAIQGPKAVEILQPLVRVDLAPLKYYGFLQADVDGVPSIVSRTGYTGEDGFEVYAPADAGPRLWDAIMSRGKEHGLLPCGLGARDTLRLEAKMALYGNDIDDTTTVLEADLGWICRLDKGDFLGRDVLVRQKAEGLKRKLVGFETEGRGAIARRGFRALRDGEPVGVVTSGTFAPYLKKNIGLAYLPAGMWEAGTRFEVEIRNRLESAVVVPTPFYRRAR
- a CDS encoding uroporphyrinogen-III synthase, which translates into the protein MSGIPRRVLVTRAPGAWPSLEAKGWTFRAPASTLPPLDPSTLARAIADLRSFAWVVLTSATGARRLAEALRAAGREPAALAAKVACVGPATARAAEGEGWRVAVLAAEGTGASLAGEIVARAGAGERVLVVRPESGSAFPVSVLEDAGLAVVAAAAYRTAPSELAPAIALELAHGVYEAVVFTAPSALQALLETAGTGDALAAVKRVAIGSTTAGALERAGLPAHAVAVEPTPEAVEQALESLW
- the hemC gene encoding hydroxymethylbilane synthase, whose product is MSVVPSHLRLGTRGSPLALWQSRHVAALLEAAHPGLRVELIVIRTEGDASQKSDVPLTQGDGKGIFVREIEDAMLESRIDLAVHSLKDLPTEQPRGLVVTATLERADPRDGLLAPGGLDLEQLAVGTVVATGSPRRRAQILHVRPDLRMTLVRGNVDTRVRKLKEGQFGAMVLAMAGVTRLGIDAMPIRAIPFEVSLPAPGQGAIAIETREDDAATRAAIAPLDHPATFAAVRAERGFLAGLGGGCLAPAAALGRIENGRMILDGMVGDPDGRRRLRDHVEGDPDTPEALGIALAKRILERGGDAILRDARATLQG
- the hemA gene encoding glutamyl-tRNA reductase: MLVLFGLNHRSAPVSFRERVAFKEADLPAFLSRLRAEEGVDEALILSTCNRVEMLVRGPSEKKAGEALAGFLARERQVTGEELERYTFRYEGLDAVRHMFHVAGGLDSMVLGEPQIMGQVKRAYAIAKEAGTTGPVLDHLMQQTLSGAKRVRTETGISRHAVSVAYAAVHLARKIFGDLQGRSALLLGAGKMTELAARHLVGNGIGSVTVTNRTYTRAVELAEQFGGSALYWEEAFDHLEKIDIVITGTAAPEPVLLRHHVQKAMRLRRNRPLFLVDIAVPRDVDPAVGDFDNVYLYDIDDLQGVVDSSLEERKAAAEAARQLLEGEVRNFDFWRQTLTIAPTIAAMSDHLHQVGRAEIERFHRKLQGLTPDQEKVVEELVRSVVQKILHPAIRTLKGSLQQGRAAERANLYRQIFDLERHVSAESAPAPAGPQRVLQGGKE